The Methanobacterium lacus genome includes a region encoding these proteins:
- the coaBC gene encoding bifunctional phosphopantothenoylcysteine decarboxylase/phosphopantothenate--cysteine ligase CoaBC — MEIVLCVTGSIAATECVKLARELKRQGFDVKCFMSEDACNIIHPNAMEFATGQKVVTELTGDIEHVKYAQTDLILVAPATANIISKFAYKMADNPISTLLITGFGYQTPTVFVPSMHESMYRAVSQNIDGLKEEGILFLEPKREEGKAKFPDINDIVLQALRETSEGKLRGKKVLISAGGTYEAIDSVRGITNMSSGKMGLEIAREAFIQGADVTMVNGRVDVPIPSLFERFDVTSASEMINKLTDLLPENDIFISAAAVSDFKLECSDSQKISSDDDLIIHFKPGPKILNMVKELNPNIFLVGFKAESNISEEELVISARKQIEKSGADFVVANDISIEGSGFGSEKNQVVIVDDDTSSVPLCSKQEVAKKIVEKIIERV, encoded by the coding sequence ATGGAAATTGTGCTCTGTGTTACAGGAAGTATTGCGGCAACAGAATGTGTTAAATTAGCTAGGGAACTGAAAAGACAAGGGTTTGATGTTAAATGTTTCATGAGCGAAGATGCATGTAACATAATTCATCCGAATGCCATGGAGTTTGCCACGGGTCAGAAGGTGGTAACAGAACTTACAGGGGACATTGAACATGTTAAATATGCGCAAACCGATCTGATATTGGTGGCACCAGCCACAGCAAATATCATAAGCAAATTTGCCTATAAAATGGCAGACAATCCAATAAGCACCCTTTTAATAACGGGGTTTGGCTATCAAACACCAACTGTATTTGTTCCGTCCATGCATGAGTCCATGTACCGTGCTGTTTCACAGAATATAGATGGATTAAAAGAGGAAGGAATACTATTTTTAGAGCCTAAAAGGGAAGAAGGGAAGGCTAAATTTCCAGACATTAATGATATAGTACTCCAAGCTTTACGAGAAACATCTGAGGGCAAACTTAGGGGTAAAAAAGTTCTCATCAGTGCTGGCGGAACTTATGAGGCAATTGATTCGGTTAGGGGAATTACTAACATGAGTTCTGGTAAAATGGGTCTTGAAATTGCACGTGAAGCCTTCATACAAGGTGCTGATGTAACAATGGTTAATGGCAGGGTTGATGTCCCAATACCCAGCCTATTTGAAAGGTTCGATGTGACTTCGGCCAGTGAAATGATAAATAAACTCACAGATCTTCTACCAGAGAATGATATTTTCATATCTGCAGCAGCTGTTTCAGATTTTAAATTAGAATGTTCCGATTCCCAAAAAATTTCTTCAGATGATGATCTCATCATCCATTTCAAACCAGGACCCAAGATCCTGAACATGGTTAAGGAACTCAATCCAAACATATTCCTGGTTGGATTTAAAGCAGAATCCAATATTTCAGAGGAGGAATTGGTTATTTCTGCAAGGAAACAAATTGAAAAATCTGGGGCAGATTTCGTTGTTGCCAACGATATCAGTATTGAAGGATCTGGATTTGGTTCAGAAAAAAATCAGGTGGTCATAGTTGACGACGACACCTCTTCAGTTCCACTCTGTTCTAAACAAGAAGTGGCAAAGAAGATAGTTGAAAAGATCATTGAAAGGGTTTAA
- a CDS encoding fibrillarin-like rRNA/tRNA 2'-O-methyltransferase codes for MENLEDYTGLYVFEDHIATKNLNIGQKVYGEKLVEHEGDEFRIWDQRRSKLGAALMNGMKIYPFEIDSKILYLGASAGTTPSHISDISPDGSIWCVEFSPRMMRKMVEISKTRPNLIPLLEDATKPKNYAHLMEKVDVVYSDVAQPRQSELFMNNMNLYLKSEGIGIIMIKARSIDVTKSPKKIFKEEETKLKTGGFRILEKIKLEPYEKDHLAVVCEFAF; via the coding sequence ACCTTAACATTGGACAGAAAGTTTATGGGGAGAAACTGGTTGAACATGAAGGTGATGAATTCCGTATATGGGACCAACGACGTTCGAAGTTAGGTGCGGCCCTGATGAATGGGATGAAAATTTACCCATTTGAAATTGATTCCAAAATTCTTTATTTAGGTGCGTCTGCAGGAACTACACCTTCACATATTTCAGATATAAGTCCTGATGGCAGTATTTGGTGTGTAGAATTTTCCCCAAGGATGATGAGGAAGATGGTTGAAATTTCTAAGACCAGACCAAATTTGATTCCCCTCCTAGAAGATGCAACCAAACCTAAAAACTACGCTCATCTAATGGAAAAAGTGGATGTGGTCTACTCGGATGTTGCACAACCCCGACAATCAGAACTTTTCATGAACAACATGAACCTCTATTTAAAGTCCGAAGGCATAGGAATAATAATGATCAAAGCCAGGAGTATAGACGTTACAAAATCTCCAAAAAAGATTTTTAAAGAAGAAGAAACCAAATTAAAAACTGGTGGATTTAGAATTCTTGAAAAGATCAAACTCGAACCCTATGAAAAGGATCATCTGGCAGTTGTGTGCGAATTTGCCTTTTAA